ctctacaaaacactgagagacattaagaccatATCAAAGCTAtctaatctatattttctaaataattgatgtaataaaacaaagttattgaaatggtaacgtaacatgtgtaaagtatgttacatactgattcttTCTTCAAAATGGTGATCAAACTTcgtttccaaacaatatagctcacttaattgttatttcattgataacatttaattatatcattGTATTAAATTGaagtggtatcttgtttcctgagatgtTGGTTGCGGTTATGTTTActattatgcaaattagctaaacatacctattttggagtaaaaaagttaccatcagtgttacaaaatactatttaagaaaacactgacagactttcagaacagatcaaaactgtttggtacatttaaattgatttaaaacttaaaaaatattattttctaataaaactttgtcattttgtaacattctcattaatattcatgaatatgcaaattagttaattaatacaaaaatgatacttttaaaaggccaatgtcttagatccattttgacaccatttttattgttttatcaccgaAACtaaccaagatatgactgattatcctctatatggtcgtattttccaaaaatgaacggttgccatggaaacagtgaaatcttatatagttcaaaagagttttttcatgggaacattttttatttcgaaagggttggtcctgccgaacaatttggtacctatgaaaaaaagtctagggtcggggatgcatggtagaccctATTGGCCCCCTACCTAATCCCTTTAAAGCAAagatcgcaaccaagcaaatagaTAGCAAACAGTTGGATCATGGCTGTTTATGAGTggtaatgaagtgtgaaaagAACCTTATGCCCCCGGCACAGGCTTAAGAAGAATCCTATTTTTGTAAGTAAGGACcagaaaatcaaacaacactgaaAGTGGGAACGAGGATGTTATTTTTTACAACCATCGTATGGCACTTAAAGAACATTCAAGGGGTAGCAAATTGTTTTTAAGctcatccttttgaagcataacaacacaatcgagcaaaataatagctgacttgatttgattatgtctgttcgttagatgtattgaaatgtgaaactgccctcatacccctagcactagcttaaacagtgCTCTTTTATAGTGAAATGTTATGGATTACTtaatatttgaacttaaaagcagatgaaatgtctgaaatgtATGGAATGCATAAATTATCAGGCAGTAGTGTTACAAGAATCAAATactgcacgtcttgattaagatgttacttacgatgttttcactttaatgttacctaacATAGCATAAAAATTAActttgctctcttgttggttatctGTAATGAATACTATTTTGCTTTATGAAGTAGAAAGCAGATgaaaaagaagatcataggctctcaaaatcactttatttttatgaatgaaatttaattacactttgattctgaagcaattttATCATACTCTTGAGTTTCCTGCTACAGTCtgaacttttgacaaagaaaGGTACCGGTAatgcctttgtcataacctttAGTATGTAACTTAGTTGATGCATAGTTACTCAAAGTAGTGTTTCTCTTGATGTTACGGTATATCAAGGAATATTTCAACACATAATATGatttagtccttgtctgtacaacTTAGGATACCaaacaatattttgtacattctgtcattcttgtatgtATCAAGTTTTATacatttcttatattttgatttttcatcactaaaacaattttgtccagctggttttagttttaaatataaagattttactttaaataccaacatattttcttttgttttttagttttggATTAGCACaactttgcaaaagaaattcagtcatgtaatattgaacagttaacctaacaagtgtctaTGGATTCTGTACTGGAACTACTCAGTTTTCTGCATGTAACACTAagttctccgtattgtacaggtGGGTGTAAGTCTTCTTCTTCTAAGCTTACTTGAGACACGATGTATTTTAtttaatcgtcacggagagcaaagacctcatccagatatctgactcagggccctatgattcatcctataaagctagggttggttttgtatatgttcttttaatgctactttttctaaaattcaaaaagtattttttataaaatatgactTTTACTATCAGGAGGAATGAAAttatcagctgtatgatcataatattatggatGCACGGATGGATATTATtgcgtgttttattgaaattctatCTAGAATTACAGCTACATGGATGGTGCATTATATTTTAggctatttctgaaataaaagagGAAACCCTTCTTAAAACTAACGGCTAACAGTTTAGATAAATCAGTATGCGACAATTTAGGCTTCAGCTTcttttataaatatctttttaaaaagcaatggttgtggtaacatattttaaattgtgttaCAGAAAGCATATCACACTCTCTGAAAAGTAAAgaagtatattgtattattatagtccaaaataattaatattaaccatgtttatggaatattttttgaatagttgatgcaatacaacaatattgttgaaatggtaacgtaccATATGTAATGTAcgttacaatttttttattcctttaataaagtgttaattctatgtctaaaaacattatagaccacataaaaaatagtttttcattgataacaattaattatatcattttattcagttttaggggTTTCAGAATATTATTCGTTGTTTGttacactggttcattttatgcaaattagctgagcacatccagttttgagtaaacaaatgtgccacaaaaataacaaaataatatattacaagaCACTGAGAGACTTTATGGCCTGAACAAAGCTGataagtacatttaaattgatttgaaacttagaaaatgtttttctttaacaaaattttgttatttttttatattctcattaatattcatgaatatgcaaataagTTAATTAACATAGAAATGCTGCTTTTTAAATGTCactgtcttagctccattttgacactattttttattgttttatctctaaaactgaccaagatatgactgattatccttTATATTGTCGTATTTCCTAAATATGAACGGTTggcatggaaacagtgaaatcttatTTAGTaggaaagagttttttcatgggaacatattttattccgaaagggttggtcctgccgaaTAATTTGTTATCTATAAAAAAAGTCTAGGGGcggatgcatggtagacctcatTGGCCCCCGTAGTACTAGTAccgtgtatgtaatatgttattgtgatttgaaattattgtgtgccagtctatagcatatcaAAACAGGGTCGTTATGTTGTATGGGtttgatattatattgatttCAGCTATTGTTAAACGTTTGACGTGcattgcattgtgttaatttgGAGTTAAGACGAGGATTTTTGCAATAAACAATGACACAGCTTAGGGATGCaaacacctaccatcatagggagccaaaaatAAGCCAACGTTTTCATGGTTTAGAGGGACTTTACTAGAAGatctgttgtttattttgttctaCATAAAGTTCGAAGATAACGGAAACACCTGTGTCACGCCATGTTAAAAAGGAACTGTTAGTGTTAGGActttatatcaaaaaaaaaaaaggtacagAGCTCAGATTTTTTTCGGTTCATTCTTTCTTACAATAATGGAAAAGTAGCGTAGAAAATTAAAATCAGactaagtctgttgagatcaaattatttgtaataatattcatttttccatattgacactgatattttctctcTTGGCTCATCTCAACAaacttataaaatgcgattcttAGGCCATATAACATCACGAAAAGCCATTAGTAGCACCTGTCAGTAGTCATCCCAATCTGACCGGCAACAAGATAAATGCTATTGGATGAACTATTTTAAATGACCTGTAGGGTACTAGAGTCTAAAATAAGTAAATTCTTTTTCCTGCAAAATTTCTTGGGCATATATGGTTGCTGTATAGCTCATTTTTAAATCAGCCCCTGGTCTtttttagaatgacctgataaaaccCAGGTTTATGGTTAAAGGATCCGGACAAACATCGAGAGAGATGTGTGCTGCTGCTGAACTTGTTTTTACATTCATACctttcgattttttttaaaattgtgtacATTATTGTAGAATATTTGACAGGAGATTATGTTTTCAATATGCTATCATTACAATTGTTTTAGAAATCGATAGTTTGACTAATTAGAAAtgattacaaatgaaaattaccCTTTCAATAAAAGAAAGTTGATGCATCATAATTATTTCATAACAGAAACGACAATGACtgataaattaaatgatttaatagaGCACAGACACGTCTTAAACAATGGTCAAGGATAACGTAATATAAATTACTGACATAACACTCCACGATTACTATATGTAACTGACAGACTATATTCAAAAACTACTACACTGTCAATACAACACAATTCAATTAGTAACCATAAGAATGTTATTCTAAAATCACAAATAGCTGTTACCCTATGACCTTATGTATGACAATGAGGAAAGCAATCATACTATTTATATTGCCAAATTAACGCTTTAAACTATTACATtgggaaaaaaaatgcaaattaataAAACTATCATGTCAAATACAAAATTGTAACCATAATGTATGAAACAAAATAAGCACAAAATAATAAGCACAGGAAACAAGGGTAAGCAAAATTAAAGCAACAAATAAAAAGGATAAGCATATTACACTAAAAAAAGGATGAAACAGAATAAGCGCAAACATTAATAAGGGTAAGCAAAGTAAGGCATACacttatataatataaacaaacaaaatggaacttaatTTATAAGGGTGGGTGGGAGCGGCaaattttttaatgttgactgtTACGTGTCATTCGAAAACTGTGAAGAGGTTAAAAATTTGACCAAAAGAAGTTCGATAGTGTATGAATACAATGTTCACTAAACCATGACAGGATAAAAATAGAAAGTGAAAGTAAATATATAGGTGTCGCTGTAAATTTAATAAGTAATAGATTTTATGGAACAAAATCTCCTAAATTAGTTCATAACAGAAACGACAATGACtgataaattaaatgatttaatagaGCACAGACACGTCTTAAACAATGGTCAAGGATAACGTAATATAAATTACTGACATAACACTCCACGATTACTATATGTAACTGACTATATTCAAAAACTACTATACTGTCAATACAACACAATTCAATTAGTAACCATAAGAATGTTATTCTAAAATCACAAATAGCTGTTACCCTATGACCTTATGTATGACAATGAGGAAAGCAATCATACTATTATATTTGCCAAATTAACGCCAACTCCCAGCCCAAAACAAGCATAAAATaggcaaaagaaaacaaaataaataaagctaATAAATGCATTACCAACAAATTACTTACATACATGTACCAGCttcaaacttttttaaataatctGTAGAAAAATACAAATAGTATATATGAGAGGTTGACTATAAAATATAGTAATAAAGTGCTTGTAACCCTTGAAGACCTATTTAGACCTTTCATCAGCCATAATACCCAAACCAAGGATAACGTCAGCACATAGCTCATTACCTCATGGTTAAAAGTTTCCAAGAGTTAAATACAGTCTTGTGAAACATACAAGAAGGATAATCTAGAAGTACGATTATCTCATCAGGCTACCTCTTCAAAGGAATAAGTCATACAGACCTTCCTTTTGAAGAATCCCCGGCTGAAATGAAAGGAACTAAAGAAGTCAAACAAAAGTTTGTTAAATATGAAGTAAAGAACATACATGATCAAATACAAATGTTGGGCAACATATCAGATCAAAATTTTAAGCCTGACTAAATCTGTAATACATATAGTGTGTTCCACCTGCTGActagaaatttatgttttaactaatggTAAATGAGCCACTGTGTTGACAAACACAGAACGTAGTTTGCGGGTTCCTTCGTAGTTTAAATGAAGGCCGCCATCCCTTACTGCATACAAATCACTGATGGGTTTCGCAAACTTCAAAAATGGACGGAATGAAGCTACAAATTGAACTCGTCTCTCAGTacatttgacctttaattgtTTATTGACTTCCTTAACTTTTTCTTCTGTCGATACGACAACTACTGGTCTTGGAAGAATGCTTGAAATGATGATACGTGTACTTGAATAATTGCGaatcaatgaaattaaagcatTAAAGTTACTCAAGATCATGTCAACTGTCATATGATTTTGAGCAATATCATTAGGACCCACATGAACTAATGTATATGGTTTAGATATAAGAGATTTATCCTTCTCATTTTTGGCCATCAATCTGGAAATGTTGGCCCCTGGATAAGCTTTAACCTCAGTGTAATTGATGCCATCAACGTACTTGGCTATTGAGTCAGACAGAATATACTCCTGgatatctgtaaatatatatcataatattttattaaattaatattcaGGAAACATTTGGTGTAAGATTTTTAATTTGTCTGTCCATCCTAATTCCAGATAAGTTTTATATGCATCACTTTTCCAGTCCCCTAATAACTGAATATATTCAGGAGGAATATTAGATTGGAAGGCAAGTGTCGTGAAACCTCGTCTGAACGAATGTGAAGAAAACAATTTTGCATTCAAACCTATGTTGTGTAAACACTCCCTTAACTTCTTTTGAAACAAATGATATGTAATGGGATTACCAGAAGGCAGTGTAAATAACGCTccattacaaaatttaatttttaatgataataGTTTTTCAAATGCTGTAACTGGGCACAACCGAATATCCTTCATCCTCATAAGCGGACAAATAATCTTACGCTCCCCAAACTGAATGGTTTTCGACCAATTTATATGTACTAAAATGTAGTTATCAAAATACTCTCTATCTTTTAAGGCAAGAAAACGACCACCAGTAATATCATGTTTACTAGTTGGGACCAAATTGGATTTCCTTGCTAATAGAAAGAatgcaaaaagaaataaacaccAATAAACTATGTTTGATTTGACAGAAAAATCCATATTTTCATAAATTCCTAATAAAATTTCAATTGTAATGGGCTCGGCTCTTTTGACTTGTCGGGGATTTAACCTTGCCATTCCTTTCAAGGACAAATTTAACAGATAAATATTAATATGCTCTATGCCATAACCCAACATGGCATGCATTGTTTTTACCCCGCTTATATAATTTCTGATACTGTTGACTGACTTAAAAGATCTGCTCAAAAACTGAGCATATAACTGAAGAGTGGAAGTTGAAGCTGgcaaaaaacaaagtttaaaatacaggcaaaataaaagaaaagattcCCACTGGACtatcaaatttttatttgttcCAGAAGCAAATGCAGAGGCTGTGGATTCCTTTAGGTCATCTCGAAGAATGTGTAGTTCAACGTCTGAAACAAAACGAAACTACCAGTCATGTAAAAATGTGAAGTAATCCTCATTAACTGTAACCTCTTCTGATATAGAATAAACAGATGCAAATCTCTGAAATTCATGTTGAAACCGAACATCTAAATGCCAACGTGACAAACAATCAGAAATTCTGTTAGATTCACTTTTCAGATGAACAGCTTTAACCTGAAACTCATGGACTGATGCTAAAAAACAGATCTCCctaaaacatttctgtaagaaATAACACTTCGCCTTGCCAGAATTAATAACTATGCAAGTGGCAAGATTGTCACAATATATGACAATTTTCTTTCTTGATAATTCGGTGCACCATATCCTCAGACACACTACCACTGTTAGCATTTCTAAACAACTGATACTTAAGTTGAGACCAAGAATACTTTCAGGAAATTTGCTGTGAAAGAATTTAGTACCACAAACTCCCCCACATCCTGACAAACAACTGTCACAACTAAAAACTGTGTCAACTGACAACCACTCGCCATAATCTATCAGGGACACTCCACTGTATAAGGGTAAAAAGGTGTCCCACCACCTCAGATCCTTCCTTACCTCAGTAGatataataaaaatagttttgtcCATTTGATAACAGTCTCTCAACCAGTTGAGGATTCTGTTTACAAAAATCCTACTTGATCTCACAC
This sequence is a window from Mercenaria mercenaria strain notata unplaced genomic scaffold, MADL_Memer_1 contig_1904, whole genome shotgun sequence. Protein-coding genes within it:
- the LOC128551982 gene encoding uncharacterized protein LOC128551982 — translated: MAEAADKMSMRNKSSVDYKKLNETGKGSPAKTGKPITSGASVSTPPAKVKNQTSAVLTSTPAKSPDKAMKTKSAAELEKLELQRKLEQLDERTARLREAKELELLRQQDKEREKVVQELEKSISHSQSQEEEKSDRKKPRVSAASFVSSSALKTSSSGDKDTKKDVELHILRDDLKESTASAFASGTNKNLIVQWESFLLFCLYFKLCFLPASTSTLQLYAQFLSRSFKSVNSIRNYISGVKTMHAMLGYGIEHINIYLLNLSLKGMARLNPRQVKRAEPITIEILLGIYENMDFSVKSNIVYWCLFLFAFFLLARKSNLVPTSKHDITGGRFLALKDREYFDNYILVHINWSKTIQFGEHIQEYILSDSIAKYVDGINYTEVKAYPGANISRLMAKNEKDKSLISKPYTLVHVGPNDIAQNHMTVDMILSNFNALISLIRNYSSTRIIISSILPRPVVVVSTEEKVKEVNKQLKVKCTERRVQFVASFRPFLKFAKPISDLYAVRDGGLHLNYEGTRKLRSVFVNTVAHLPLVKT